GATAGATTACGTATGTACATTTTTCAACTTATCtggtgattataaaaaaaatgtgtttatcatCAGATTGCATCACAAGTCCCAAGCtgaacacacgctcacacaaacacaaaaacatgccAGCATCATATAAATGTGCACATTGGAAGCAGGCAAATAAGTACAGCGTGCGGCTTTAAAATAGCTGTACACATTTGTCTTaaagataacaaaataaaatgttgatgaTTCTGCTTTGATCAGATATCCTCAGTGCAAAAATGACTGCATGTATTATTCTGTCCTTTAAAACATCGTAAAACGTATTTTTCAGAATACAGTAAAGGTACTATAAAACAAGTCTGTTAAACGTttatttgatacatttatttgtagTCTAAATTATGCACTCAGGACAAACATTGCGAGAATAAGAGTGTGTTTGTCCTGTGATGATAGGTCACACTCCTGCAGTCCTGTCATCCACCACATCACATCGCCGTGTTCATGTTTCTGGTCCTTTATGCAGTCCAATACTGCAGCCCTTTTGACAGGGAGCGCGCATCCAAATTTACCCTCCAACTGCGCTCGCTCCCCGTGACTTAAAAAACACGCGTGCACGGCTGAAGGTCACTTAACACAAAAGGCTTTGAGCGCTGCGGTCCAATATAGCGCATGCGCGCTGCCGGAGGACTGCTTCACAGACCGCAATATGGCGAGAATGCCTGCCAGCGGAGACGCTGGGCGGGATCAGATGAGCTGCCCCAAGAGGCACGCGGAGGGGGATAACGAgggggaggatgaagatgagatACATGAGGTCCAGATCAccggggaggaagaggacgaggagtcCGATGGAGATGGCGTGGACCTGGAGTGGAAGTCACGGGGCTATGTGCTGGGCTCCTGCAGTTCCGCCGCGCAAATGCGAGCGGTCGTTATGCCGAGTATGGaccgagaagaggagggggaggcggatCCCTTCAGCGGCGGCGGGTCAGGTGGGCTGGAATCTCACCTGGAGGGAGACCTTCAGCGGTCGGAGCGAAACAAGCTGAGCGAGAACACCCGCCTGGCCACTCGATATGCGGTGAGGATCTTCAGGGAGTACCTCGGCGAGAAATCCCAAAGTCCGGACTTTGAAACTCTGGACAAGGAGACGCTCTGCGCGGTGCTGCGCTCTTTTTACGCGGAGGCGCGCTCCAAAAGCGGACAGTTGTACAGCAAGTCGTCCCTCATCAGCATCCGGAGCTCACTGAATCGGTATCTGAACGAGCCGCCCTACTGCCGCACACTGGACCTCACCAAAGACCCGGAGCTTCGTAGCGCCAACCTGACCCTGGCCGCGGTCATACGCAGGCTGGAGGAGCAAGGCGCTGGTCCCGTGGTGCAGAAACAAGCCATCACGCGCTCGGACCTGCGGAAACTCTACGAGTCGTCTGTGTTTCACGCCGATACGCCGTTCGGGCTGCTCAACAAAGTGTGGTTCGAGACCTGCATGTATTTCTGCACCAGGGGCCGGGAGAACCAGCGGGAACTGGAGGAGGACTCGTTTGGTCTGGCGGTGGATGAGGACGGGAGAAATTTTGTCTATTTTAAAGCTCTCGGACCGTACCATAAGTCCCGCTCTGCCGCCTGGAGCAAGAAGCGTCCGGATCCAGACGAGGACACGTTGCCGCGGATGTACGAGACCCGCTCGGAGCAGTGTCCGTACGCCAGCTTCGTCCGCTACGTGTCCAAACGGAACCCGCTTTGCAGGGCGTTTTTCCAGCGGCCGCGGGACCACTGCTCTGCAACGGATGTGGCGTGGTACGAGAACAAAGCTATCGGTAAGAACCTGTTGGGAACAAGGATGCAGATGTTGTCGCGCGCTGCCAAGCTCTCCAAGACCTACACCAACCACTGCATCGGCGCCGTCTCCATAGCGACGCTCAATAGCATTGTGGGCGCCGCGGGCTCGACAACGTCGACGACGCTTTACGTTGCCACGGAAACAGTCAACGGTCATGCGCAGTCCAACCTCCCGTACCTCAGTCGAGTTGCGGATCTGAAGccggctgcaacaacaacagtaaacaCGTCATCATCGACAACGACGACAACAACGAATAAAGTCATCGCCGATGAGGACCCGGGGGCTCCTCACGCCAAGAGGCTGTGTGTGCGCCCCGGGACACACGCAGAGTCACTCATAGAGCGGGACCAGAGCGAGAAGGGGCCCGCAGCAGCCACGGAGTCCCCCATGCACACCCACCCTGTCACTGCGCGCACACAGGTAACGCAGGGCGTGTAATAAATAGTTCGTCTTCTCCAGCAAGGCCCTTGGCAATGTTAAGGGCTTAATGTTGCATTTAATTATATTTGGCCACTAGGGAGAACAGAACAAGGTCTACAAATGATATAAACTACATTAGCACAACTCAAATCTGGTCTCTCATTACCAAACTATAGACAGTTGATCACAACTGTTTAGTTTGCTTCTGGGCAGGTGTTGAACACTGACTTTATCCGGGATTCTTCACTGAAAATCGCTACTTGTCACCAGAAACAAGTGATGTTGTTGAGTGCTTAGAGACTAAACCAGTTTATGTTCTTTAACCCTTTTAGAGTTGATTCTAACGTTTTTGGTTGCCTTGCATAATGTCTTACTTTGTGTT
This Gasterosteus aculeatus chromosome 8, fGasAcu3.hap1.1, whole genome shotgun sequence DNA region includes the following protein-coding sequences:
- the LOC120824178 gene encoding uncharacterized protein LOC120824178, giving the protein MARMPASGDAGRDQMSCPKRHAEGDNEGEDEDEIHEVQITGEEEDEESDGDGVDLEWKSRGYVLGSCSSAAQMRAVVMPSMDREEEGEADPFSGGGSGGLESHLEGDLQRSERNKLSENTRLATRYAVRIFREYLGEKSQSPDFETLDKETLCAVLRSFYAEARSKSGQLYSKSSLISIRSSLNRYLNEPPYCRTLDLTKDPELRSANLTLAAVIRRLEEQGAGPVVQKQAITRSDLRKLYESSVFHADTPFGLLNKVWFETCMYFCTRGRENQRELEEDSFGLAVDEDGRNFVYFKALGPYHKSRSAAWSKKRPDPDEDTLPRMYETRSEQCPYASFVRYVSKRNPLCRAFFQRPRDHCSATDVAWYENKAIGKNLLGTRMQMLSRAAKLSKTYTNHCIGAVSIATLNSIVGAAGSTTSTTLYVATETVNGHAQSNLPYLSRVADLKPAATTTVNTSSSTTTTTTNKVIADEDPGAPHAKRLCVRPGTHAESLIERDQSEKGPAAATESPMHTHPVTARTQDSCVSSQQQVSVSIVSHLGTAGIPLPAQLTKTNAPVHIDVGGHMYTSSLATLTKYPESRIGRLFEGTEPIVLDSLKQHYFIDRDGPMFRYILNFLRSSKLLIPDDFKEYSLLYEEASFFQLNSLQAALERWQTEQKCGKASLACECVVVHVAPELGERISVSADRALIKDVFPEVRGVIFNSQNTSGNQESSHVIRFPLNGHCHFNSVQVLERLQQRGFWITGSCGGGVDSSQFSEYILRRESQESRHPPTLIRIKQEFQN